Within Micromonospora narathiwatensis, the genomic segment GAGCTGGAGTGCCGGGCTAATGGGGCTGAATAGCGCGGCGACTCTCGGCCCCTACTACGCAAGCTCGCGATGTGCGGACATCAACATCAAGCAAACCAGCCAATCCACCGCTAACTCGGCCTGCGTCCGGTTTGGTTCGGCCACCAATCCGTGTAACTACCAGACTGTGGTGGCGGACGGTTCTTGGCATGTGATCGCAACGAACGTAAAGGACGGCACGAAGTTCTACGTCTCGCTTTTCAACGGAGACGGTGGCAGTCCGTCTGGACTACTGGCGTACTAAGAAGATCAAGCGCGAGGCGAATTTCGCGTCCTGACAGACATGGGAACAAGGAGGAGCGGCTCAATGAGGTTTTCCACGAAGGCGATTGCGGCCCTCGGTACGATGCTTGTCGGACTCGCGTCGTCCCTAGTCTTGGCGACTACCCCAGCGTCTGCCGCGACCTCATGTTACGACGGCGCTGTGTCGGTCTCCTACAACCAGGCTGATGCGGACGATTGGCGTGGGACGCGCGGGCCCTACACCACCTCGTCTCGCTGTGCCGACATCAACTTTAAGTTGACCGGCGTCCAGTACTCTCGCCAGTATTCGGTGGGCGTATGCGTCATGTTCAACTCGAGCTCTAATCCATGCAACTACTACACGTGGTTCTCCTCGACGGGTACGTGGAAGACCATCGCCACCAACGTTTATGACGGCACGAAGTTCTATATCTACATTCAAGGCCAAGCGGGGGGTCTGATCACCGGGCAACTCGCATATTGATGACCCTGCGCGGCGTCGCCGAGCCGGCAGCCGGTTCGGTGACGCCGCGTGGCACCACAGCAAGAGGCACCCCGAACTCAGGTCCCGTCCTCCGCGTCCTGGTCAGCTGGCCGGGCGCAGCAGCGCCTCGGTGATCCGCTCGCAGTTCTTCATGCCGTACTCCCACCCGATGTTGACCGGGTAGCGGACCATCACGCCCATCGTCCAGGTGTCGCCGATGGCCAGGCAGTTGATGTGCATCTCCCGCTCGCGGTCCCGGTTGATCCACCCGTTCTTGATGGCGATGGTCTTCTGCTCGGCGGCCGGGAACGCCTTGCGGATGCCGAAGTCGCCGGTGCCGCGGACCAGCCGCATCTCGTTGATCAGCCACTTGGTCCACTTCGGCCCGGCGGCGCGGCCGTCGTCGATGCAGAGGCCGAGCCGGGCGGTGTCCCGTGGGGACAGGTTGGTCCGGCTCCAGCCGCCGTCGCTGGCGACCTTGCTGTCGGTCAGCCCACACGTCTTGATCAGCCGCTTGATCGACTCGGCCCGGCCCACGCTGTTGTAGAACTGCTCGGCGAGGGTGTTGTCGCTGTCCCGGATGATCTTCGTGGCTTCGGCCAGCTTGACGTCGCTCGGGGTCTTCCCCGCCGCGGCGCTCAGGCGGAGGTAGTCGGCGACCACCCAGGCCTTGATCAGCGAGGCGGTGGTGCTGGTCTCGGCCATGTTCTTCGAGCCGATGACCTTCCCGGTGCGCTTGTCCAGCACGGCCCAGGAGTACCAGCCCTTGATGTCGAGGCTGTCGAGGTCCTGCGCGGTGAACGGCAGCGGCTCCAGCGACGGCGACGGGGAGGGCGTCGGCTGGGCGCGGGAGCTGCGGTCGGTGGGCGTACCCGTGGACCGGCCACTCGCGACGGCCTGGTGCGAGGTGGTGGTGGGGTGCAGCGGGGAGCCGGGCATCAGCCGGAGCGAGACGAGCACCAGCCCGACCAGGGTGATCGCGATGGCGCTGAACATCACCGGGCCGTGATGGCTGCCCGGCCGGCGTCGCTTGCCGCTCATCAGAGCTTCCCGATCGGCTGCTGCGGCACCTTGAGCGCGGCGCCGGGCTGCGGGGTCACCAACTGGGTGGCCACGCTGGCACAGACCTTCGCGCCGTACTCGAGGCCGCTGCCATCTGGGTAGCGCATCATCACCGCCAGGCTCCACTTGTCGGTGACGGCCAGGCAATTGACATGCCAGTTCCCGTCGTAGATGAGCGACGTCCACCCGTTCTTGATGCTCACCGGGCCCTGCGCCTTGATCTCGGCCGGCAGGCCGTCAATGATGCCCCACTTGCCGCCGCCGGACTTGCGCTGCTGAGTTTTGACGCTGCCGCGGACCTTGCTCATCTCGTCGAGGACCCACTTGGTCCACGTCGGGCCAGCGGCCTTTCCGTCGGCGATGCAGTCACCGAGTCGGACCGCGTCCTCGGGGGACATCTGGGTGAAGCTCCACCAACCCTCGTACCCGGGCACGTTGCCGCGCTTGGTGTCGGTGAGGCCGCAGATCTTGATGGCCCGCTGGATGACCGGGTCCGGCTTGCCGCCCGGCTGCACCTTGTAGGACCCTCCGGCCGCCGCGTAGACCTTGTTGGCGGCGTCGTCGTTGCTGTCTCGGATGGCGAGGCTCGCCGCCTGCTTCAGCGCCGTGGTCGGCTCTTTGTCGGGCCCGAGCTGGCGCAGATAGTCGGAGACGATCCAGGTCTTGAGCATCGACTCGGTAGAGCTGGTCTTGCCCATGTTCTTGGCGCCGCTGATCTCGCCGGTCTTCCGGTCCATCAGGGCCCAGGAGAAGAACTCTCCCTTGAAGTCGACCGAGACCGGGCCGGCGGCCAGGGTGGGCGGGGGCGGCGGCGTGGGCGCGGGGGCGGGCACCTTCTCCCCGCCGCCGATGCCGCCGATGCTGGCGAGGGTGTCGCCGCCGGAGAGGCGGGCGTACGCGGCGGGCACCAGCATGACGCCACCGAGGAGGACGGTCACGATGGCGAGCACCATGATCACGCGATGTCGCATGAGTGGGTGAACTCCAGATGTCTGGCCGGGGGGACCGGCTTTTCCGAATTGGTTCGGCCTGATCGCCGAGGCCGGGGGAGGCCTGGAGTCGGTGGCGATCGTCAGCAGCCGATCGGTGTGCCGGGGGAAGTCTACTTCCGGACAGGCCGGACACCAGAACTTGGCACCTGGCAACTCGCCGTGATGGCGGGGTAATCGACTGTTGTGCCGCCCTTGAGAGGATTCGCGGCCGATAAGTGGCCGACGTCACAGCGACGCGCTGGTCGTGGCTTATCACTGGAAGCGGTCATCAGGTGACGGAAGGTGGCATCGGAAACCTGTTACACCCTCTGGTGTCATTGGGCGGGAGCTGTAACACTGGCCTCATGTATGGCAACGACTTCGCCCCGCCGGAGGACGGTCCGGGCGGTGGCCTGCTCGGCGAGGTGGAGGCGGCGGAGGCGGCCCTGCGCGAGGCGGCCGCCCGCGCCCGGCACGGCGGGCCCGCCCCGGACGACGACCTCGACGCTTACTTCACGGACGTGATCGCCGCCGATCAGAAGATCGAACCGCGCGACTGGATGCCGGAGGCGTACCGGAAGACACTGATCCGGCAGATCGCCCAGCACGCGCACTCCGAGATCATCGGCATGCAGCCGGAGGGGAACTGGATCAGCCGGGCGCCCTCCCTCAAGCGCAAGGCGATCCTGTTGGCCAAGGTGCAGGACGAGGCCGGCCACGGCCTCTACCTCTACGCCGCGGCCGAGACGCTGGGCGTCAGCCGGGACGAGCTGGTGGAGCTGCTGCTGAACGGCCGGCAGAAGTACAGCTCGATCTTCAATTACCCGACCCTGACCTGGGCGGACGTGGGCGCGATCGGCTGGCTGGTCGACGGCGCGGCGATCGTCAACCAGGTGCCGCTGTGCCGCTGCTCCTACGGCCCCTACGCCCGGGCGATGATCCGGGTCTGCAAGGAGGAGTCGTTCCACCAGCGCCAGGGCTACGAGATCCTGCACACCCTGGCTCACGGCACCCCGGCGCAGAAGGCGATGGCCCAGGACGCGCTGGACCGCTGGTGGTACCCGTCGCTGGCGATGTTCGGCCCGCCGGACGGGGACTCGACCCACTCCACCCAGTCGATGGCCTGGAAGATCAAGCGGTTCTCCAACGACGAACTGCGCCAGCGCTTCGTCGACATGTGCGTGCAGCAGGCCGAGATCCTCGGGCTCACCCTGCCCGACCCCGACCTGCGCTGGAACGAAGAGCGGCAGGCGTACGACTACACCCAGCCGGACTACGACGAGCTGATGCGGGTGATCAAGGGCAACGGGCCGTGCAACCGGGAGCGGATGGCACACCGGCGCCGCGCCCACGACGAGGGCGCCTGGGTACGCGAGGCCGCCGCGGCGTACGCCGCGAAGCGGGCGGAGAAGCAGAAGGAGAAGGTGGCGGCGTGAGCGAACGTAGCGAGCGAACCGATCGGCTCAGCGCGAGCGATCCATCGCCACGGCTCAGCGCGGGCGATCCATCGCCTCGGATCGGCGCGGGCGATCCTTTGCCTCGGATCGGCGCGAGCGATCCTTCGCCTCTGTGGGAGGTCTTCGTGCGGGCCCGGCGCGGGTTGTCGCACACCCACGTCGGCAGCCTGCACGCCCCCGACGCCGAGCTGGCCCTGCGTAACGCCCGGGACCTCTACACCCGCCGCCAGGAGGGCGTCTCCATCTGGGTGGTGCCGACGAGCGCGATCACCGCGTCCAGCCCGGACGAGAAGGACGCCTTCTTCGACCCGGCCGCCGACAAGGTCTACCGCCACCCCACCTTCTACCCGGTGCCGGACGGGGTGGCCCACCTGTGACCAGCCTCTTCGACTACACCCTCGGCCTCGGCGACGACGCGCTGGTCGCGGCGCAGCGGCTCGGCGAGTGGACCTCACACGCGCCGGAGATGGAGGAGGACATCGCGCTGGCGAACATCGCCCTCGACCAGCTCGGCGCGGCCCGCCTCCTGCTCACGTACGCGGGCGAACTGGAGGGCGCCGGCCGGGACGAGGACGCGCTGGCGTACCTCCGCGACGACCGGGAGTTCCGCAACTGTCTCCTGGTCGAGCTGCCCAACGGCGACTTCGCGGTCACCATGGCGAAGCTGTTCTTCCTGGCCGCGTACCAGCTTCCGCTCTACACCGCGCTGGCCGGGTGCGGCGACGAGCGGCTCGCCGCGATCGGCGCGAAGGCCCGCAAGGAGTCCGCGTACCACCTGGACCACGCGTCGCTCTGGGTGAAGCGGCTCGGCGACGGCACCGAGGAGTCGCACCGCCGGATGCAGGCCGCGGTCGAGCAGGTGTGGCCGTACACCCATGAGCTGTTCGCGGCGGCCCCGGCGGCGCCGGTCGACCCGGCCACCCTGCGGGCCGACTTCGACACCTGCGTCGACGCCGTGCTGGCCGAGGCGACGCTGACCAGGCCGGCGGACGGCTGGACGCCGGGTGGCGGCCGGGACGGCGTGCACACCGAGCACCTCTCGTACCTGCTGGCCGAGATGCAGGTCCTGCACCGCGCCCACCCGGGAGCGCGCTGGTGAGCGCGAGGAGTGCAGCGAAGCGGAGCCCCGCAGTCGCGAACGAAAGGTGGCGCTGGTGAGCGCGAGGAGTGCAGCGAAGCGGAGCCCCGCAGTCGCGAACGAAAGGTGGCGCTGGTGAGTGACCCGAGGGAGGCCGTGGCGGCGGTGGTGGACCCGGAGATCCGGGTCATCACCATCGACGAGCTGGGCATCCTCCGCTCGGTCGACGAGGACCCGGCGACCGGCCGGGTGCTCGTCACCATCACCCCCACCTACACCGGCTGCCCGGCGATGGACGTGATCCGCGCCGACATCCGCCGGGCGCTGGCCGCCGCCGGTCACCCGGACGCCGAGATCCGTACGGTGCACGCCCCGGCCTGGAGCACGGACTGGATCTCGGAGCGCGGCCGGGCCAAGCTCGCCGCCGCCGGGATCGCCCCGCCCGCTCCGACCCGGGCGGGCAACGTCGTGTCGCTGACCCTCGCCGTCCGCTGCCCACGCTGTGGCTCCCCGGACACCGAACAGGTCAGCCGCTTCGGCTCCACCGCGTGCAAGGCGCTGTGGCGCTGCCGCTCCTGCTCCGAACCCTTCGACCACCTGAAGGCGCTGTGACTGTCACCATCACCCGACCGGTCCGTCGCCGGCCGGCCTTCCACCCGCTGCCCGTCGTCGCCGTCGACCGGCTCACCGACGACGCCGTGGCGATCACCTTCGGCGTACCGGAGGAACTGCGGGAGACCTTCGCGTTCTCCGCCGGCCAGCACCTCACGGTCCGGCGTCCCGCCGGAGGCGGGCTCACCGGCTCCGCCGGTCCCGGCGGGGAGGACGTGCGGCGGTCGTACTCGATCTGCTCGACCCCGGAGGAGCTGGCCCGGCACGGCCGGCTGCGGATCGGGGTGCGGGAGATCCCCGGGGGCGCCTTCTCCGCGTACGCCTGCGGTGCGCTGCGCGACGGCGACACCGTCGAGGTGCTGCCCCCGCTCGGGCACTTCACCACGGCGTTCGCGCCGGACCGGGTCCGGCACTACGGCGCGGTGGTCGCCGGCTCCGGGATCACCCCGGTGCTCTCGCTGGTCGCGACCGCGCTGGCCGTCGAGCCGGCCAGCACCTTCACCCTGGTGTACGGCAACCGCACCGCGAACTCGGTGATGTTCGCCGAGGAGCTGGCCGACCTGAAGGACCGGTATCCGACCCGGCTGCACCTGGTGCACGTGCTCTCCCGCGAGCAGGGCGAGTCGCCGCTGCTCTCCGGGCGGATCGACACCGAGCGGCTGACCCGGCTGCTGGACACCGTCGTCCCCGGCGACGCCATCGAGGAGTGGTTCCTCTGCGGCCCGTACGGGATGGTGGTGGACGCCAAGGCGCTGCTCACCGCCCGGGGCCTGCCGGATTCGGCGGTGCGCACCGAACTGTTCCACGTCGACGCCCCGCCGGAGCCGGTCCGTCGTCCGACCGCCGAGCCGGGCGCCGGCGCCGAGGTGACGATCGTGCTCGACGGGCGTTCGTCCAGCTTCACGATGGGGCGGGACGAGCGGGTGCTGGACGCGGCGCTGAAGGTCCGCGGCGAGCTGCCGTACGCCTGCAAGGGCGGGGTCTGCTCGACCTGCAAGGCGAAGGTGGTCTCCGGCGAGGTGACCATGGCCCGCAACTACGCCCTGGAGCCGGACGAGTTGGCCGCCGGATACGTCCTCACCTGCCAGTCGAGCCCGGTGACGGACACGCTCACCGTCGACTACGACGCGTGACTGCCGCGAGGATCAGCTCCGGGGAGCAGGACACCCGCGCGAACCGGGAGTTCGTGGGCCGGTTCGCCGGACCGAGCGGTCGGGCAGGGGGATCGCATTGTCTTGTCCGGAAGCTCCGGACAGGGGTAGCCTGCAATGGCCAGGGGCAGTAGCTCCATGGAAGTGGACCCGGCAGCCTTCCGGACGGTGGGTGAGCCGGGTCTCGCGCTGTCTCAGCCCATCAGACCTGCCGCGACTCACTGACCATGCGACGTATGGAATCCTTCCATCGCCCGCCTTTGGCCCAGCACCAGGCCAGCGCGTCGGGTATGGCCAGTAGGCACTCTTCGTGAGCGCGTAGCTGGTCGTAACGGAGTGTGCCGTCCGCCCCACACTTCCTGACCTGCTCGAAGAGTAGGCGCTGATCGGCCCGGAAGGTCGAGTCGTCGCGTTCCAGGACGAGACGAGACGCGCCAATCTTCGCTGCGTGCTCCACGAGCTCGATGAGGCATGCTTCGCGAGCTGCCCTGGCGTGTCGGTGATCTTTGGCGTCGAAGATGACGGCGTGGGCGGACAGGGCGAGAACGGCGTCGATGATCTGGCGGCGCCGGTCGTCCCTCTCCTTGTGAAAGTGGATGCGGCGTTGGCCGGGCAGGATTAGATCGCGAATCGATCGGCGCGCAGCGGTCAGGTCACCCGGGAGCACGACCACGGCGGCGATGAGAAGTCCCCGCTCTTTGGTCTCGTCCACGAAGACGTGCGCAGTCACGGAGCGGCGGACCTTACCTGTTGCGGCCGAGGGACTCGGGTCAGGCGTCGACGATTTCTTTGATTCGATCGAGCCTCTGCTGAGGGGTCAGTGCAGCCAGGTTTTTGGTGCCGATGACGTCGAGTTCCGCTCGGACGTCGCAGTCGTCGGGCTGGAGCACGGCGTCGATCACTCGTGCCCGGGAGCCGCCGTCCCGGGCGTAGATCCAGACCGTCTGCCACTGGCGTGGCTCGGTGTTCAGTTCGGCGTTGAGCCGGTGCGAAGGGAAGAAGCCGAGGCCGGTCGCCTTGAGTGTTTCGGCGATCTCCGCCAGGACCCAGCGGCCGAGCTTTCGGTAACCCAACTCGTCCCGTAACTCACCGAGGGTCGCTTCCGTTAGGCCGCCGTCGGCTCGGCACCGGGCGGCAATGCCCGGAGCGGTGTCCATCTCGCTCACGTCCCGCCTCCACTGGCATCGATGGATGTTCCAGCAAGATAGTGACGTCCGTTCGCACATCTTGTCAATCGGGCGCTAATTATTTATTTTGATCTTGCGGATATGTCCGAACGCGGCTGTGGGTCACATCGGTAGGCCCGGCACGGCGACGTGCGCCCTAGGCGACGTAGGCTCGGGGCGTGACGGTGAGCCGGGAGATCGACGACATCCTGCAGCGCGGCGCGGACGGCGGGCGGATCGCGCCCGAGGAGGCCCTGCTGCTCTACACCGAGGCGCCCTTCCACCCGCTGGGCGAGGCGGCGGACGCGGTGCGCCGACGGCGCTACCCGGACAACATCGTCACGTACCTGATCGACCGCAACATCAACTACACGAACGTCTGCGTGACGGCGTGCAAGTTCTGCGCCTTCTACCGCGCGCCCAAGCACAAGGAGGGCTGGACCCACCCCACCGAGGAGATCCTGCGCCGCTGCGGCGAGGCGGTGGAACTGGGCGCGACCCAGGTGATGCTCCAGGGCGGCCACCACCCGGACTACGGGGTGGAGTACTACGAGGAGCTGTTCTCGGCGGTCAAGAAGGCGTACCCGCAGCTCGCCATCCACTCGATCGGGCCGAGCGAGATCCTGCACATGGCCAAGGTCTCCGGGGTGAGCCTGGACGAGGCCATCGCCCGGATCAAGACCGCCGGGCTGGACTCGATCGCCGGCGCCGGCGCCGAGATGCTGCCGGACCGGCCGCGCCAGGCGATCGCCCCGCTGAAGGAGTCGGGCGCACGCTGGCTGGAGGTCATGGAGCTGGCGCACCGGCAGGGTCTCGAATCGACCGCGACCATGATGATGGGCACCGGCGAGACCAACGCCGAGCGGATCGAGCACCTGCGGATGATCCGTGACGTGCAGGAGCGCACCGGTGGCTTCCGGGCGTTCATCCCGTGGACGTACCAGCCGGAGAACAACCACCTCAAGGGCCGTACCCAGGCGACCACCATGGAATACCTGCGGCTGGTCGCGGTGGCCCGGCTGTTCTTCGAGACGGTGCCGCACCTCCAGGCGTCCTGGCTGACCACCGGTAAGGACGTCGGCCAGCTCGCGCTGCACATGGGCGTGGACGACCTCGGCTCGATCATGCTGGAGGAGAACGTCATCTCCTCGGCCGGCGCCCGGCACCGGTCCAACCTGCACGAGCTGATCGGCATGATCCGTTCCGCCGACCGGATCCCGGCGCAGCGGGACACCCTCTACAACCGGCTCGCGGTGCACCGGACGCCGGCCGACGACCCGACCGACGAGCGGGTGGTCTCGCACTTCTCCTCGATCGCCCTGCCCGGTGGCGGGGCCGGGAAGTCGCTGCCGCTCGTCGAGGTCAACTGAGTCGCTTCGTCGCTCCCCGCGACGCCCGCCGTACGTCTGGTGACCGGCCGGCTCGGCGATCCCGGTCGGCCGAACGGCCACTACGCGATCGTCGCGGGGCTGGTTTCCGGTGCCCGTTCACGGGAGCGTGGCCCGGTGCTCGCCACAACAAGAGGCATCAATTCGGGCAATCCCCGGGTGGTGCTCAGCCGCGCAGGTGGTGAAGCGCCGGCGCGTGGGGTGGCGTGGGTGATCGTGGGCCGCTAACGTGCCCGCTCGTCCCCGTTTCGTTCCTCGTACGGGGTGAACCGCCACCATGATCTTGCGGGACCGGCGGGTCCGCCGGTCGTCCTCCATCGGCTCGTGAGGGCCGTTCACATAACGCACGGCAGTCGAGGGCGGGATGGGTCACCATCCCGCCCTCGCTGTCTCCGCTCCGTTGAGGACGGACGAAATGCGGCGACGCGGTTCTGGCGTGGCGTTACGTCGCTCCGGTAGCGTCCCTTCGTACCGCAACCGTCGTACCTCCCTATCCCGGGGGATCCATGACCTTCTACCACCGCCCGGCGCTGGCGCGCGCCGGCGCCGCGGCGCTGCTCGCGGTCGGCGGACTGACCGCGGTCGGCACGCCGGCCCAGGCGGCCGACCTGCCCGACCTCGTCCTCGTCCCGATCAGCACCAGCCTCGCCAGGGGCGTCGAGGCGGCCCAGGCCAAGCCGTTCAAGTTCACCGTCACCAACGTCGGCACGGCCACGGCGAAGGATGTCAGCGTCCGGGTGAAGGTCGACCAGCTC encodes:
- the paaD gene encoding 1,2-phenylacetyl-CoA epoxidase subunit PaaD; this translates as MSDPREAVAAVVDPEIRVITIDELGILRSVDEDPATGRVLVTITPTYTGCPAMDVIRADIRRALAAAGHPDAEIRTVHAPAWSTDWISERGRAKLAAAGIAPPAPTRAGNVVSLTLAVRCPRCGSPDTEQVSRFGSTACKALWRCRSCSEPFDHLKAL
- the paaA gene encoding 1,2-phenylacetyl-CoA epoxidase subunit PaaA; this translates as MYGNDFAPPEDGPGGGLLGEVEAAEAALREAAARARHGGPAPDDDLDAYFTDVIAADQKIEPRDWMPEAYRKTLIRQIAQHAHSEIIGMQPEGNWISRAPSLKRKAILLAKVQDEAGHGLYLYAAAETLGVSRDELVELLLNGRQKYSSIFNYPTLTWADVGAIGWLVDGAAIVNQVPLCRCSYGPYARAMIRVCKEESFHQRQGYEILHTLAHGTPAQKAMAQDALDRWWYPSLAMFGPPDGDSTHSTQSMAWKIKRFSNDELRQRFVDMCVQQAEILGLTLPDPDLRWNEERQAYDYTQPDYDELMRVIKGNGPCNRERMAHRRRAHDEGAWVREAAAAYAAKRAEKQKEKVAA
- a CDS encoding serine hydrolase yields the protein MSGKRRRPGSHHGPVMFSAIAITLVGLVLVSLRLMPGSPLHPTTTSHQAVASGRSTGTPTDRSSRAQPTPSPSPSLEPLPFTAQDLDSLDIKGWYSWAVLDKRTGKVIGSKNMAETSTTASLIKAWVVADYLRLSAAAGKTPSDVKLAEATKIIRDSDNTLAEQFYNSVGRAESIKRLIKTCGLTDSKVASDGGWSRTNLSPRDTARLGLCIDDGRAAGPKWTKWLINEMRLVRGTGDFGIRKAFPAAEQKTIAIKNGWINRDREREMHINCLAIGDTWTMGVMVRYPVNIGWEYGMKNCERITEALLRPAS
- the mqnC gene encoding cyclic dehypoxanthinyl futalosine synthase → MTVSREIDDILQRGADGGRIAPEEALLLYTEAPFHPLGEAADAVRRRRYPDNIVTYLIDRNINYTNVCVTACKFCAFYRAPKHKEGWTHPTEEILRRCGEAVELGATQVMLQGGHHPDYGVEYYEELFSAVKKAYPQLAIHSIGPSEILHMAKVSGVSLDEAIARIKTAGLDSIAGAGAEMLPDRPRQAIAPLKESGARWLEVMELAHRQGLESTATMMMGTGETNAERIEHLRMIRDVQERTGGFRAFIPWTYQPENNHLKGRTQATTMEYLRLVAVARLFFETVPHLQASWLTTGKDVGQLALHMGVDDLGSIMLEENVISSAGARHRSNLHELIGMIRSADRIPAQRDTLYNRLAVHRTPADDPTDERVVSHFSSIALPGGGAGKSLPLVEVN
- the paaB gene encoding 1,2-phenylacetyl-CoA epoxidase subunit PaaB, with product MGAGDPLPRIGASDPSPLWEVFVRARRGLSHTHVGSLHAPDAELALRNARDLYTRRQEGVSIWVVPTSAITASSPDEKDAFFDPAADKVYRHPTFYPVPDGVAHL
- the paaC gene encoding 1,2-phenylacetyl-CoA epoxidase subunit PaaC, translating into MTSLFDYTLGLGDDALVAAQRLGEWTSHAPEMEEDIALANIALDQLGAARLLLTYAGELEGAGRDEDALAYLRDDREFRNCLLVELPNGDFAVTMAKLFFLAAYQLPLYTALAGCGDERLAAIGAKARKESAYHLDHASLWVKRLGDGTEESHRRMQAAVEQVWPYTHELFAAAPAAPVDPATLRADFDTCVDAVLAEATLTRPADGWTPGGGRDGVHTEHLSYLLAEMQVLHRAHPGARW
- the paaE gene encoding 1,2-phenylacetyl-CoA epoxidase subunit PaaE, whose amino-acid sequence is MTVTITRPVRRRPAFHPLPVVAVDRLTDDAVAITFGVPEELRETFAFSAGQHLTVRRPAGGGLTGSAGPGGEDVRRSYSICSTPEELARHGRLRIGVREIPGGAFSAYACGALRDGDTVEVLPPLGHFTTAFAPDRVRHYGAVVAGSGITPVLSLVATALAVEPASTFTLVYGNRTANSVMFAEELADLKDRYPTRLHLVHVLSREQGESPLLSGRIDTERLTRLLDTVVPGDAIEEWFLCGPYGMVVDAKALLTARGLPDSAVRTELFHVDAPPEPVRRPTAEPGAGAEVTIVLDGRSSSFTMGRDERVLDAALKVRGELPYACKGGVCSTCKAKVVSGEVTMARNYALEPDELAAGYVLTCQSSPVTDTLTVDYDA